A region of Salvelinus alpinus chromosome 6, SLU_Salpinus.1, whole genome shotgun sequence DNA encodes the following proteins:
- the LOC139578538 gene encoding F-box/LRR-repeat protein 5-like isoform X2, whose product MAPFPDEVDVFTGPHWRMKQLVGLYCEKLSQTNFSNNNDFRSFLQSLCATFKEFKMHEQIENECIIGLLQQRSCTVYNVHSDNKLSEMLSLFEKGLRSVKSEYEQLNYARQLKERLEAFTQDFLPHMKEEEEVFQPMLMQYFSYEELKDLKKQVMAQHCSQQRWDCAAEVLKGLSLWSQAEELHKAFKYADHEKTDELEKELCSTHISQLPTEILLHLFRYLGPEDLCHCGQVSSAWSDLAKTGSLWRHLYPVRWARGDHYRGPPADLNQEPDEEWVKSLQDEGKAYQEWDEDADVDESDETCEDSLAISSAQREKMLLNEMIQNLLPAVGSSVRSIVLAYSSTVSSKMVRQLLSLCPNLTHLDLTQTDVTDSAFDSWSSLGACPYLEHLDLSGCEKITDHTLKKLSISQKRSDRQAKLLKSLPPISLLDERSLRLAGGSRQALIFKRRTGRLFSSPSRVWVLDPSELADIEDAAEWNRPSVSTPEGRGFVATKPGGSCCCRRSRRRGLRTSYSTSYWQQQYGLGEACCGHSTCCTGEMALRTYGGLQCLSYTTRGSAGAEFWTKCSSGGQRCLELYNRTDQSDARRSLRFLSLSGCYRVTDLGLRALSQRGGLPLLEHLNLSGCLLITEVGLQELVSACPALNDEHFYYCDNINAVLKLVYQYIYTCSERPQSLQHH is encoded by the exons GAAACAGTTGGTAGGACTTTACTGCGAGAAG CTGTCACAGACCAACTTCTCCAACAACAATGACTTCCGCTCATTTCTTCAGTCACTGTGTGCCACCTTCAAGGAGTTCAAGATGCACGAACAGATTGAAAACGAGTGTATCATCGGCCTGTTGCAACAGCGCAGCTGCACTGTGTATAACGTGCACTCCGATAACAAGCTCTCAGAGATGTTGTCCCTGTTTGAGAAAGGGCTGAGAAGCGTTAAG AGCGAGTATGAGCAGCTGAACTATGCCCGGCAACTGAAAGAGCGACTGGAGGCATTCACACAGGACTTCTTACCCCacatgaaggaggaggaagag GTGTTCCAGCCCATGCTGATGCAGTACTTCTCCTATGAGGAGCTGAAAGACCTCAAGAAGCAGGTGATGGCACAGCACTGTAGCCAGCAGCGATGGGACTGTGCAGCGGAAGTGCTGAAGGGGCTCAGTCTGTGGAGCCAGGCAGAGGAGCTGCACAAGGCCTTCAAGTATGCTGACCACGAGAAAACTGATG AACTAGAGAAAGAGCTGTGCTCCACCCACATCTCCCAGCTACCTACAGAGATCCTGCTGCATCTGTTCCGCTACCTGGGTCCTGAGGACCTGTGTCACTGTGGCCAGGTGTCCTCAGCCTGGTCCGACCTGGCCAAGACCGGCTCTCTGTGGAGGCACCTCTACCCTGTACGCTGGGCCAGAG GGGATCACTATCGCGGCCCCCCAGCTGATCTGAATCAGGAACCGGATGAGGAGTGGGTGAAGAGTCTGCAGGATGAGGGCAAGGCCTACCAGGAGTGGGATGAGGATGCAGATGTGGATGAGTCTG ATGAGACTTGTGAAGACTCATTGGCTATAAGCTCAGCTCAGAGGGAGAAGATGCTACTGAATGAAATGATCCAGAACCTTCTGCCAGCTGTGGGTTCCTCTGTCAGGTCCATCGTTCTGGCCTACAGCTCTACGGTCTCCAGTAAGATG GTGCGTCAGCTCCTTAGTCTCTGTCCTAATCTCACCCACCTGGACCTCACTCAGACTGATGTCACAGACTCCGCCTTTGACAG TTGGTCATCTCTGGGGGCATGTCCGTATCTTGAGCACCTGGACCTATCAGGCTGTGAGAAGATCACTGACCACACCCTGAAGAAGCTGTCCATCTCTCAGAAACGATCTGACCGGCAAGCCAAGCTTCTGAAGAGCCTGCCTCCCATCAGTCTGCTGGACGAGCGGAGCCTCCGTTTGGCGGGGGGCAGCCGGCAGGCCCTGATCTTCAAGCGGCGTACGGGGAGACTGTTCAGCAGCCCCTCCAGGGTCTGGGTCCTGGACCCTTCGGAGCTGGCCGACATCGAGGATGCAGCAGAGTGGAACCGCCCCTCAGTGTCTACCCCTGAGGGGCGAGGCTTTGTGGCGACGAAGCCAGGAGGTTCGTGTTGCTGCAGGAGGAGTAGGAGGCGGGGCCTCAGGACAAGCTATAGCACCTCCTACTGGCAGCAGCAGTATGGGCTTGGGGAGGCCTGCTGTGGCCATTCAACCTGCTGCACTGGTGAGATGGCCCTGAGGACTTATGGAGGGCTGCAGTGTTTGTCTTACACCACCAGGGGCAGTGCAGGCGCAGAGTTTTGGACTAAATGCTCCTCTGGGGGCCAGCGGTGCCTGGAGCTTTACAACAGAACTGATCAGTCAGACGCTCGGCGCTCGCTGAGATTCCTCAGCCTCTCTGGATGCTATCGGGTTACAGACCTGGGCTTGAG ggcgCTGTCTCAGCGTGGAGGTCTTCCTCTCCTGGAGCATCTGAACCTGTCTGGATGTCTCCTCATCACTGAGGTTGGGCTACAGGAGCTGGTGTCAGCTTGTCCTGCCCTCAATGATGAACACTTCTACTACTGCGACAACATCAACG
- the LOC139578538 gene encoding F-box/LRR-repeat protein 5-like isoform X1, which translates to MAPFPDEVDVFTGPHWRMKQLVGLYCEKLSQTNFSNNNDFRSFLQSLCATFKEFKMHEQIENECIIGLLQQRSCTVYNVHSDNKLSEMLSLFEKGLRSVKSEYEQLNYARQLKERLEAFTQDFLPHMKEEEEVFQPMLMQYFSYEELKDLKKQVMAQHCSQQRWDCAAEVLKGLSLWSQAEELHKAFKYADHEKTDELEKELCSTHISQLPTEILLHLFRYLGPEDLCHCGQVSSAWSDLAKTGSLWRHLYPVRWARGDHYRGPPADLNQEPDEEWVKSLQDEGKAYQEWDEDADVDESDETCEDSLAISSAQREKMLLNEMIQNLLPAVGSSVRSIVLAYSSTVSSKMVRQLLSLCPNLTHLDLTQTDVTDSAFDSWSSLGACPYLEHLDLSGCEKITDHTLKKLSISQKRSDRQAKLLKSLPPISLLDERSLRLAGGSRQALIFKRRTGRLFSSPSRVWVLDPSELADIEDAAEWNRPSVSTPEGRGFVATKPGGSCCCRRSRRRGLRTSYSTSYWQQQYGLGEACCGHSTCCTGEMALRTYGGLQCLSYTTRGSAGAEFWTKCSSGGQRCLELYNRTDQSDARRSLRFLSLSGCYRVTDLGLRALSQRGGLPLLEHLNLSGCLLITEVGLQELVSACPALNDEHFYYCDNINGPHADTASGCQNLQCGFRACCRSGE; encoded by the exons GAAACAGTTGGTAGGACTTTACTGCGAGAAG CTGTCACAGACCAACTTCTCCAACAACAATGACTTCCGCTCATTTCTTCAGTCACTGTGTGCCACCTTCAAGGAGTTCAAGATGCACGAACAGATTGAAAACGAGTGTATCATCGGCCTGTTGCAACAGCGCAGCTGCACTGTGTATAACGTGCACTCCGATAACAAGCTCTCAGAGATGTTGTCCCTGTTTGAGAAAGGGCTGAGAAGCGTTAAG AGCGAGTATGAGCAGCTGAACTATGCCCGGCAACTGAAAGAGCGACTGGAGGCATTCACACAGGACTTCTTACCCCacatgaaggaggaggaagag GTGTTCCAGCCCATGCTGATGCAGTACTTCTCCTATGAGGAGCTGAAAGACCTCAAGAAGCAGGTGATGGCACAGCACTGTAGCCAGCAGCGATGGGACTGTGCAGCGGAAGTGCTGAAGGGGCTCAGTCTGTGGAGCCAGGCAGAGGAGCTGCACAAGGCCTTCAAGTATGCTGACCACGAGAAAACTGATG AACTAGAGAAAGAGCTGTGCTCCACCCACATCTCCCAGCTACCTACAGAGATCCTGCTGCATCTGTTCCGCTACCTGGGTCCTGAGGACCTGTGTCACTGTGGCCAGGTGTCCTCAGCCTGGTCCGACCTGGCCAAGACCGGCTCTCTGTGGAGGCACCTCTACCCTGTACGCTGGGCCAGAG GGGATCACTATCGCGGCCCCCCAGCTGATCTGAATCAGGAACCGGATGAGGAGTGGGTGAAGAGTCTGCAGGATGAGGGCAAGGCCTACCAGGAGTGGGATGAGGATGCAGATGTGGATGAGTCTG ATGAGACTTGTGAAGACTCATTGGCTATAAGCTCAGCTCAGAGGGAGAAGATGCTACTGAATGAAATGATCCAGAACCTTCTGCCAGCTGTGGGTTCCTCTGTCAGGTCCATCGTTCTGGCCTACAGCTCTACGGTCTCCAGTAAGATG GTGCGTCAGCTCCTTAGTCTCTGTCCTAATCTCACCCACCTGGACCTCACTCAGACTGATGTCACAGACTCCGCCTTTGACAG TTGGTCATCTCTGGGGGCATGTCCGTATCTTGAGCACCTGGACCTATCAGGCTGTGAGAAGATCACTGACCACACCCTGAAGAAGCTGTCCATCTCTCAGAAACGATCTGACCGGCAAGCCAAGCTTCTGAAGAGCCTGCCTCCCATCAGTCTGCTGGACGAGCGGAGCCTCCGTTTGGCGGGGGGCAGCCGGCAGGCCCTGATCTTCAAGCGGCGTACGGGGAGACTGTTCAGCAGCCCCTCCAGGGTCTGGGTCCTGGACCCTTCGGAGCTGGCCGACATCGAGGATGCAGCAGAGTGGAACCGCCCCTCAGTGTCTACCCCTGAGGGGCGAGGCTTTGTGGCGACGAAGCCAGGAGGTTCGTGTTGCTGCAGGAGGAGTAGGAGGCGGGGCCTCAGGACAAGCTATAGCACCTCCTACTGGCAGCAGCAGTATGGGCTTGGGGAGGCCTGCTGTGGCCATTCAACCTGCTGCACTGGTGAGATGGCCCTGAGGACTTATGGAGGGCTGCAGTGTTTGTCTTACACCACCAGGGGCAGTGCAGGCGCAGAGTTTTGGACTAAATGCTCCTCTGGGGGCCAGCGGTGCCTGGAGCTTTACAACAGAACTGATCAGTCAGACGCTCGGCGCTCGCTGAGATTCCTCAGCCTCTCTGGATGCTATCGGGTTACAGACCTGGGCTTGAG ggcgCTGTCTCAGCGTGGAGGTCTTCCTCTCCTGGAGCATCTGAACCTGTCTGGATGTCTCCTCATCACTGAGGTTGGGCTACAGGAGCTGGTGTCAGCTTGTCCTGCCCTCAATGATGAACACTTCTACTACTGCGACAACATCAACG
- the LOC139578538 gene encoding F-box/LRR-repeat protein 5-like isoform X4 has product MKEEEEVFQPMLMQYFSYEELKDLKKQVMAQHCSQQRWDCAAEVLKGLSLWSQAEELHKAFKYADHEKTDELEKELCSTHISQLPTEILLHLFRYLGPEDLCHCGQVSSAWSDLAKTGSLWRHLYPVRWARGDHYRGPPADLNQEPDEEWVKSLQDEGKAYQEWDEDADVDESDETCEDSLAISSAQREKMLLNEMIQNLLPAVGSSVRSIVLAYSSTVSSKMVRQLLSLCPNLTHLDLTQTDVTDSAFDSWSSLGACPYLEHLDLSGCEKITDHTLKKLSISQKRSDRQAKLLKSLPPISLLDERSLRLAGGSRQALIFKRRTGRLFSSPSRVWVLDPSELADIEDAAEWNRPSVSTPEGRGFVATKPGGSCCCRRSRRRGLRTSYSTSYWQQQYGLGEACCGHSTCCTGEMALRTYGGLQCLSYTTRGSAGAEFWTKCSSGGQRCLELYNRTDQSDARRSLRFLSLSGCYRVTDLGLRALSQRGGLPLLEHLNLSGCLLITEVGLQELVSACPALNDEHFYYCDNINGPHADTASGCQNLQCGFRACCRSGE; this is encoded by the exons atgaaggaggaggaagag GTGTTCCAGCCCATGCTGATGCAGTACTTCTCCTATGAGGAGCTGAAAGACCTCAAGAAGCAGGTGATGGCACAGCACTGTAGCCAGCAGCGATGGGACTGTGCAGCGGAAGTGCTGAAGGGGCTCAGTCTGTGGAGCCAGGCAGAGGAGCTGCACAAGGCCTTCAAGTATGCTGACCACGAGAAAACTGATG AACTAGAGAAAGAGCTGTGCTCCACCCACATCTCCCAGCTACCTACAGAGATCCTGCTGCATCTGTTCCGCTACCTGGGTCCTGAGGACCTGTGTCACTGTGGCCAGGTGTCCTCAGCCTGGTCCGACCTGGCCAAGACCGGCTCTCTGTGGAGGCACCTCTACCCTGTACGCTGGGCCAGAG GGGATCACTATCGCGGCCCCCCAGCTGATCTGAATCAGGAACCGGATGAGGAGTGGGTGAAGAGTCTGCAGGATGAGGGCAAGGCCTACCAGGAGTGGGATGAGGATGCAGATGTGGATGAGTCTG ATGAGACTTGTGAAGACTCATTGGCTATAAGCTCAGCTCAGAGGGAGAAGATGCTACTGAATGAAATGATCCAGAACCTTCTGCCAGCTGTGGGTTCCTCTGTCAGGTCCATCGTTCTGGCCTACAGCTCTACGGTCTCCAGTAAGATG GTGCGTCAGCTCCTTAGTCTCTGTCCTAATCTCACCCACCTGGACCTCACTCAGACTGATGTCACAGACTCCGCCTTTGACAG TTGGTCATCTCTGGGGGCATGTCCGTATCTTGAGCACCTGGACCTATCAGGCTGTGAGAAGATCACTGACCACACCCTGAAGAAGCTGTCCATCTCTCAGAAACGATCTGACCGGCAAGCCAAGCTTCTGAAGAGCCTGCCTCCCATCAGTCTGCTGGACGAGCGGAGCCTCCGTTTGGCGGGGGGCAGCCGGCAGGCCCTGATCTTCAAGCGGCGTACGGGGAGACTGTTCAGCAGCCCCTCCAGGGTCTGGGTCCTGGACCCTTCGGAGCTGGCCGACATCGAGGATGCAGCAGAGTGGAACCGCCCCTCAGTGTCTACCCCTGAGGGGCGAGGCTTTGTGGCGACGAAGCCAGGAGGTTCGTGTTGCTGCAGGAGGAGTAGGAGGCGGGGCCTCAGGACAAGCTATAGCACCTCCTACTGGCAGCAGCAGTATGGGCTTGGGGAGGCCTGCTGTGGCCATTCAACCTGCTGCACTGGTGAGATGGCCCTGAGGACTTATGGAGGGCTGCAGTGTTTGTCTTACACCACCAGGGGCAGTGCAGGCGCAGAGTTTTGGACTAAATGCTCCTCTGGGGGCCAGCGGTGCCTGGAGCTTTACAACAGAACTGATCAGTCAGACGCTCGGCGCTCGCTGAGATTCCTCAGCCTCTCTGGATGCTATCGGGTTACAGACCTGGGCTTGAG ggcgCTGTCTCAGCGTGGAGGTCTTCCTCTCCTGGAGCATCTGAACCTGTCTGGATGTCTCCTCATCACTGAGGTTGGGCTACAGGAGCTGGTGTCAGCTTGTCCTGCCCTCAATGATGAACACTTCTACTACTGCGACAACATCAACG
- the LOC139578538 gene encoding F-box/LRR-repeat protein 5-like isoform X3 → MSEYEQLNYARQLKERLEAFTQDFLPHMKEEEEVFQPMLMQYFSYEELKDLKKQVMAQHCSQQRWDCAAEVLKGLSLWSQAEELHKAFKYADHEKTDELEKELCSTHISQLPTEILLHLFRYLGPEDLCHCGQVSSAWSDLAKTGSLWRHLYPVRWARGDHYRGPPADLNQEPDEEWVKSLQDEGKAYQEWDEDADVDESDETCEDSLAISSAQREKMLLNEMIQNLLPAVGSSVRSIVLAYSSTVSSKMVRQLLSLCPNLTHLDLTQTDVTDSAFDSWSSLGACPYLEHLDLSGCEKITDHTLKKLSISQKRSDRQAKLLKSLPPISLLDERSLRLAGGSRQALIFKRRTGRLFSSPSRVWVLDPSELADIEDAAEWNRPSVSTPEGRGFVATKPGGSCCCRRSRRRGLRTSYSTSYWQQQYGLGEACCGHSTCCTGEMALRTYGGLQCLSYTTRGSAGAEFWTKCSSGGQRCLELYNRTDQSDARRSLRFLSLSGCYRVTDLGLRALSQRGGLPLLEHLNLSGCLLITEVGLQELVSACPALNDEHFYYCDNINGPHADTASGCQNLQCGFRACCRSGE, encoded by the exons ATG AGCGAGTATGAGCAGCTGAACTATGCCCGGCAACTGAAAGAGCGACTGGAGGCATTCACACAGGACTTCTTACCCCacatgaaggaggaggaagag GTGTTCCAGCCCATGCTGATGCAGTACTTCTCCTATGAGGAGCTGAAAGACCTCAAGAAGCAGGTGATGGCACAGCACTGTAGCCAGCAGCGATGGGACTGTGCAGCGGAAGTGCTGAAGGGGCTCAGTCTGTGGAGCCAGGCAGAGGAGCTGCACAAGGCCTTCAAGTATGCTGACCACGAGAAAACTGATG AACTAGAGAAAGAGCTGTGCTCCACCCACATCTCCCAGCTACCTACAGAGATCCTGCTGCATCTGTTCCGCTACCTGGGTCCTGAGGACCTGTGTCACTGTGGCCAGGTGTCCTCAGCCTGGTCCGACCTGGCCAAGACCGGCTCTCTGTGGAGGCACCTCTACCCTGTACGCTGGGCCAGAG GGGATCACTATCGCGGCCCCCCAGCTGATCTGAATCAGGAACCGGATGAGGAGTGGGTGAAGAGTCTGCAGGATGAGGGCAAGGCCTACCAGGAGTGGGATGAGGATGCAGATGTGGATGAGTCTG ATGAGACTTGTGAAGACTCATTGGCTATAAGCTCAGCTCAGAGGGAGAAGATGCTACTGAATGAAATGATCCAGAACCTTCTGCCAGCTGTGGGTTCCTCTGTCAGGTCCATCGTTCTGGCCTACAGCTCTACGGTCTCCAGTAAGATG GTGCGTCAGCTCCTTAGTCTCTGTCCTAATCTCACCCACCTGGACCTCACTCAGACTGATGTCACAGACTCCGCCTTTGACAG TTGGTCATCTCTGGGGGCATGTCCGTATCTTGAGCACCTGGACCTATCAGGCTGTGAGAAGATCACTGACCACACCCTGAAGAAGCTGTCCATCTCTCAGAAACGATCTGACCGGCAAGCCAAGCTTCTGAAGAGCCTGCCTCCCATCAGTCTGCTGGACGAGCGGAGCCTCCGTTTGGCGGGGGGCAGCCGGCAGGCCCTGATCTTCAAGCGGCGTACGGGGAGACTGTTCAGCAGCCCCTCCAGGGTCTGGGTCCTGGACCCTTCGGAGCTGGCCGACATCGAGGATGCAGCAGAGTGGAACCGCCCCTCAGTGTCTACCCCTGAGGGGCGAGGCTTTGTGGCGACGAAGCCAGGAGGTTCGTGTTGCTGCAGGAGGAGTAGGAGGCGGGGCCTCAGGACAAGCTATAGCACCTCCTACTGGCAGCAGCAGTATGGGCTTGGGGAGGCCTGCTGTGGCCATTCAACCTGCTGCACTGGTGAGATGGCCCTGAGGACTTATGGAGGGCTGCAGTGTTTGTCTTACACCACCAGGGGCAGTGCAGGCGCAGAGTTTTGGACTAAATGCTCCTCTGGGGGCCAGCGGTGCCTGGAGCTTTACAACAGAACTGATCAGTCAGACGCTCGGCGCTCGCTGAGATTCCTCAGCCTCTCTGGATGCTATCGGGTTACAGACCTGGGCTTGAG ggcgCTGTCTCAGCGTGGAGGTCTTCCTCTCCTGGAGCATCTGAACCTGTCTGGATGTCTCCTCATCACTGAGGTTGGGCTACAGGAGCTGGTGTCAGCTTGTCCTGCCCTCAATGATGAACACTTCTACTACTGCGACAACATCAACG